A genomic region of Leptotrichia hofstadii contains the following coding sequences:
- the yqeH gene encoding ribosome biogenesis GTPase YqeH codes for MIIKKCSGCGIELQFEDKNKEGYVPEEKFITEDNLLCQRCFKIKNYGENLVNNFSREDYLKEVNESVKKSDIILPIFDIIDFEGSFTEEILDYLRDYRSIILINKIDLLPDFIHPTEISNWVKDRLAEEDIVPDDIAFISAKNKYGVNGIIRKIKNIFHNKKVKATVLGVSNVGKSSVINLLLGNNKITTSKYSGTTLKSINNKIPNSEITIIDTPGLIPDGRISDLISVENGLKLVPAGEISRKTFKLEENQVFMFDVFCRFKILGNELLESGSKPIFSAYASKSVKFHVAREERVEALLNGNYFEILQGAEKEKYFQNEFVTHEVEIEENEELVIAGLGWINVKRGPLKVQLEVPENVKVIVRPSIFRNKK; via the coding sequence TTGATTATAAAAAAATGTAGCGGTTGCGGAATTGAACTGCAGTTTGAAGATAAAAATAAGGAAGGATATGTTCCTGAAGAGAAGTTTATAACAGAGGATAATTTACTTTGTCAGAGATGTTTTAAAATTAAAAATTATGGGGAAAATCTTGTAAATAATTTTAGCAGGGAAGATTATCTGAAGGAAGTAAATGAAAGTGTGAAAAAATCTGATATAATACTTCCGATTTTTGATATTATTGACTTTGAAGGCTCATTTACTGAAGAAATTTTAGATTACTTGCGAGATTACAGATCTATAATTTTAATTAACAAAATAGATTTACTGCCTGACTTTATACATCCAACTGAAATTTCAAACTGGGTAAAGGACAGGCTTGCCGAAGAAGATATTGTACCTGATGATATTGCTTTTATCAGTGCGAAAAATAAATACGGAGTAAATGGAATAATCAGAAAAATTAAAAATATTTTTCATAACAAAAAAGTAAAGGCAACTGTACTTGGAGTTTCAAATGTTGGAAAATCATCAGTTATAAACTTACTTCTTGGGAACAATAAAATAACAACTTCTAAATATTCTGGAACTACTTTAAAATCAATTAACAATAAAATTCCAAATAGTGAAATTACGATAATTGACACGCCTGGACTTATTCCAGATGGAAGAATTTCTGATTTAATCAGTGTAGAAAATGGATTAAAGCTGGTGCCAGCTGGAGAAATTTCACGAAAAACTTTTAAACTTGAAGAAAATCAAGTATTTATGTTTGATGTTTTCTGCAGATTTAAAATACTTGGAAATGAACTTTTAGAAAGTGGAAGCAAGCCTATTTTTTCTGCTTATGCTTCAAAAAGTGTGAAGTTCCATGTAGCTCGTGAGGAAAGAGTGGAAGCCTTGCTAAATGGAAATTACTTTGAAATTTTACAAGGAGCTGAAAAAGAAAAGTATTTTCAAAATGAATTTGTAACTCATGAAGTAGAAATTGAGGAAAATGAGGAACTGGTAATAGCAGGGCTAGGCTGGATAAATGTTAAAAGAGGTCCGCTAAAGGTACAGCTGGAAGTTCCAGAAAATGTAAAAGTGATTGTTAGGCCGTCAATTTTTAGAAATAAAAAATAA
- a CDS encoding tyrosine-type recombinase/integrase has protein sequence MNNNTDIEKKIKIEKDIGNTEKENVKNENLVMYVDKFLYYEEVILGKSFNTIRSYRRDLLQFMEYLDEYEEIHNFEEIEMMTFRSFIAYLNSPQKLAKEEAKEKKDSQKNTANTEIDDTESEIDKIKNIEDMEELNTKISVKPVSKRTINRKISALRTFFKYLQEIKVIETNKAAYINVPKFEKELPNVLNRDDLNRLRNVINTEKITGIRDRLIIELLYSSGLRSMELINLSEFMIDIEEREIRVIGKGDKERITFFSENAKKWLIKYIEEKKKQYENYTREVLIVNSKGKKLTTRSLRRLISAHAHEAGIQKEITPHVFRHSFATELLNNGVDIRYLQELLGHSSIATTQVYTHVSKAFLRDIYMNTHPLAKE, from the coding sequence ATGAATAATAATACAGATATTGAGAAAAAAATCAAAATTGAAAAAGATATTGGGAATACAGAAAAAGAAAATGTAAAAAATGAAAATCTTGTGATGTATGTTGACAAATTTTTGTATTATGAAGAGGTTATTCTTGGGAAAAGTTTTAATACGATTAGAAGTTATCGGAGGGATTTACTGCAGTTTATGGAATATCTGGATGAATATGAGGAAATTCATAATTTTGAGGAAATTGAAATGATGACATTCAGATCTTTTATTGCGTATTTAAATTCTCCTCAGAAGCTGGCTAAAGAGGAAGCGAAGGAAAAAAAGGATTCTCAGAAAAATACTGCAAATACGGAAATTGATGATACAGAATCAGAGATTGATAAGATAAAAAATATTGAAGATATGGAAGAATTAAATACAAAAATAAGTGTCAAGCCAGTGTCTAAAAGAACTATAAATAGAAAGATTTCAGCACTTAGGACATTTTTTAAATATCTTCAGGAAATAAAAGTGATTGAAACAAACAAGGCGGCTTATATTAATGTTCCGAAATTTGAGAAGGAATTGCCAAATGTGTTGAATAGGGATGACTTAAATAGATTGAGAAATGTTATAAATACCGAAAAAATTACTGGGATTCGGGATAGATTAATTATTGAACTTCTTTATTCTAGCGGGCTTCGTTCGATGGAACTTATTAATTTGAGTGAATTTATGATTGATATTGAAGAGCGGGAAATTAGGGTTATTGGAAAAGGGGATAAGGAACGGATAACTTTTTTTAGTGAAAATGCTAAGAAATGGCTGATAAAGTATATTGAGGAAAAGAAAAAGCAATATGAAAATTACACTAGGGAAGTATTGATTGTAAACAGTAAAGGAAAAAAATTGACAACACGTTCGCTAAGAAGGCTTATTTCGGCACACGCACATGAAGCTGGGATACAAAAGGAAATAACACCACATGTGTTTAGGCATTCATTTGCAACAGAACTTTTAAATAACGGAGTGGATATCCGATATTTACAGGAATTGCTTGGGCATAGCAGTATTGCGACAACGCAAGTTTATACACATGTGAGCAAGGCTTTCTTGCGGGATATTTATATGAATACTCATCCGTTGGCTAAGGAATAA
- the topA gene encoding type I DNA topoisomerase yields the protein MARKLVIVESPSKAKTIEKILGRNYEVVASYGHVIDLPKTKFGIDVENNFEPQYKVIKGKGEVLKKLKEKAKSANAVYLASDQDREGEAIAWHISNYIKQPDKVKRIEFNEITKTAVNNAIKNPRDINDNLVNAQQARRLLDRIVGYKISPLLWKIINRNASAGRVQSVALKLICDLEDEINAFVPQKYWEVSALIEKDINLNLVKIADEKVDKIFDEKVIKKLKKDLKNEALTLEKIEVKKKSQRPPLVFKTSTLQQLASSYLGYGASKTMNIAQQLYEGLAINGENKGLITYMRTDSTRISVDALNMAKDYITKNYGEKYVGKYIVKNSKSNVQDAHEGIRPSDINLVPDNIKAYLNNDQYRLYKLIWDRFLVSQFAAMQYEQMQINAVNGDYNFRGTINKVIFDGYYKIFKDEDEIKTGDFPELKEGNVHPIDKLNVEEGITKPPTRFSEATLVKKLESEGIGRPSTYASIVETLKSREYVELIEKRFYPTYLGYEVKDELVKNFKDIMNVKFTANMEKELDKVEEGTVEWVQLLRTFYDSLEKDIDKFEKEIDKIKNRRIVSDVLDSEGNPMVLKTGLYGKYLISETNEKEKISLKGIAISPEVLKKGEIFVKEEVEKLQNNKKGILTDYFDEAGNRYVLKVGRFGEYLESENYEKDEKRMSLPAELKQKYKKGAVIELDGVLQISEEMKRLQEIDRKIIEEAGTCEFCGKPYEIKTGRFGKFLACTGYPECKTIKNIKTGKVTRVTEKSEKAKKTTKKATKAKSATTKKKNKTK from the coding sequence TTGGCTAGAAAGTTAGTTATTGTTGAGTCACCGTCGAAGGCAAAAACTATTGAAAAAATACTTGGTAGAAACTACGAAGTTGTTGCATCTTACGGACATGTGATTGATTTACCTAAAACAAAGTTTGGGATAGATGTGGAAAATAATTTTGAGCCTCAATATAAGGTTATAAAAGGAAAAGGTGAGGTTTTAAAGAAATTAAAGGAAAAAGCGAAAAGTGCAAACGCTGTTTACCTGGCATCAGATCAGGATAGGGAAGGGGAAGCGATTGCTTGGCACATTTCTAATTATATTAAGCAGCCTGACAAGGTAAAAAGGATAGAATTTAACGAGATAACAAAGACGGCTGTAAATAATGCGATTAAAAACCCAAGAGATATTAATGATAACCTTGTAAATGCACAGCAGGCAAGAAGACTATTGGATAGAATTGTGGGATATAAGATAAGTCCGCTTTTATGGAAAATAATTAATCGTAACGCCAGTGCTGGTCGTGTACAGTCAGTTGCATTAAAGCTGATTTGTGACCTGGAAGATGAGATAAATGCGTTTGTACCCCAAAAATATTGGGAAGTAAGTGCATTAATTGAAAAAGATATTAATCTTAATTTAGTAAAAATTGCAGATGAAAAAGTGGATAAAATCTTTGATGAAAAAGTTATAAAAAAATTGAAAAAAGATCTGAAAAATGAAGCATTGACGCTTGAAAAAATAGAAGTTAAGAAAAAATCGCAAAGACCACCACTTGTATTTAAGACAAGTACACTGCAGCAGCTTGCTTCATCATATCTTGGTTACGGTGCAAGCAAAACAATGAATATTGCACAGCAGCTTTATGAAGGACTTGCAATTAATGGGGAAAATAAAGGACTAATAACATATATGAGAACAGATTCCACAAGAATTTCTGTTGATGCCCTAAATATGGCAAAAGATTATATTACAAAAAATTATGGTGAAAAATACGTTGGAAAATATATTGTAAAAAATTCAAAATCAAATGTTCAGGATGCCCACGAAGGAATCCGTCCATCTGATATTAACTTAGTTCCAGACAATATAAAAGCTTATTTGAATAATGATCAGTACAGATTGTATAAATTGATTTGGGATAGATTTCTAGTTTCACAGTTTGCAGCTATGCAGTACGAGCAGATGCAAATTAACGCTGTAAATGGGGATTACAATTTTCGTGGGACTATTAATAAAGTAATTTTTGATGGATATTACAAGATTTTTAAAGACGAGGATGAAATTAAGACTGGTGATTTTCCAGAATTAAAGGAAGGCAATGTTCATCCAATAGACAAATTGAATGTGGAAGAAGGAATAACAAAGCCTCCAACAAGATTTTCTGAAGCGACGCTTGTAAAAAAACTGGAATCAGAGGGAATTGGCCGTCCATCGACTTATGCTTCAATTGTTGAAACGCTTAAATCTAGGGAATATGTTGAACTTATTGAAAAGCGTTTTTATCCAACATATTTGGGATACGAGGTAAAGGATGAACTTGTTAAGAACTTTAAGGACATTATGAATGTAAAATTTACGGCGAATATGGAAAAGGAACTGGATAAGGTTGAAGAAGGGACAGTTGAATGGGTACAGCTTTTGAGAACTTTTTATGATTCGCTTGAAAAGGATATTGATAAGTTTGAGAAGGAAATTGATAAAATAAAGAATCGCAGAATTGTGTCGGATGTGCTGGATTCAGAGGGTAATCCGATGGTTTTAAAAACAGGGCTTTATGGGAAATATTTAATCAGCGAAACAAACGAGAAGGAAAAAATTTCGTTAAAAGGAATTGCAATATCGCCAGAAGTTCTTAAAAAGGGAGAAATCTTTGTAAAAGAGGAAGTAGAGAAACTTCAAAACAATAAAAAAGGAATTTTGACCGATTATTTTGATGAAGCTGGAAACAGATATGTGCTTAAAGTTGGACGATTTGGGGAATATCTTGAAAGTGAAAATTATGAAAAAGATGAAAAAAGAATGTCGTTGCCAGCTGAATTGAAGCAAAAATATAAAAAAGGAGCTGTAATAGAGCTGGATGGAGTATTGCAAATAAGCGAGGAAATGAAACGGTTGCAGGAAATTGACAGAAAAATAATAGAAGAAGCAGGAACATGTGAATTTTGCGGAAAACCGTATGAAATAAAAACTGGAAGATTTGGAAAATTTTTGGCTTGTACAGGCTACCCAGAATGTAAGACTATAAAAAATATAAAAACTGGGAAAGTTACAAGAGTGACTGAAAAATCGGAAAAAGCCAAGAAAACTACAAAAAAAGCGACTAAAGCAAAATCTGCGACGACCAAAAAGAAAAATAAAACCAAATAA
- the dprA gene encoding DNA-processing protein DprA: MEWLRLKEYGMKNAHIKKLMLIFQDFEELFYEENFKLFNDELKNQLEEAMKIDLKARLELYERNRVRIISANDKEYPKKLKEIKDFPVFLYLKGKKLKDYDKIKMDKDKISVDSKRNIGVVGTRRATKFGKTACEKIVNELVNYNVTIISGLADGIDTIALKTALDKEIEVVSVVGTGLDVVYPYENWDLWERIGETGTLISEYPLGTQPTRWTFPRRNRIIAGMSDGVLVAESFKKGGALITAELAFSMNREVFAVPGFINYPSFEGCNDLIKNNKAKLVTCGNDIAEEFLWDIKKEKSKLQKLTSEEQIVFETIMEEVSFEQILQNVKEKIEKNKLFSIIMSLKIRGLITETNGAKYIRIV; the protein is encoded by the coding sequence GTGGAATGGCTTAGATTAAAGGAATATGGGATGAAAAATGCTCATATAAAAAAACTTATGTTAATTTTTCAAGATTTTGAAGAGTTATTTTATGAAGAAAATTTTAAATTGTTTAACGATGAACTGAAAAATCAATTGGAAGAAGCAATGAAAATTGATTTGAAGGCAAGGCTGGAACTCTACGAACGAAACAGAGTAAGAATAATAAGTGCAAATGATAAGGAATATCCAAAAAAACTAAAGGAAATAAAAGATTTTCCAGTTTTTTTATATTTAAAGGGAAAAAAATTAAAAGATTACGATAAAATAAAAATGGATAAAGACAAAATTTCAGTAGATAGTAAGCGAAATATTGGTGTAGTGGGTACAAGAAGAGCTACTAAATTTGGAAAAACAGCCTGTGAAAAAATTGTAAATGAACTTGTGAACTATAATGTAACTATAATTAGTGGACTTGCTGATGGAATAGATACAATTGCATTAAAAACAGCACTGGATAAGGAAATAGAAGTTGTGTCAGTAGTTGGAACAGGGCTGGATGTAGTTTATCCATACGAAAATTGGGATTTATGGGAAAGAATAGGAGAAACTGGAACTCTTATAAGCGAATATCCGCTTGGGACACAACCCACAAGATGGACTTTTCCTAGAAGAAATCGAATTATAGCAGGAATGTCAGATGGAGTTCTGGTAGCCGAAAGTTTTAAAAAAGGTGGTGCATTAATTACAGCAGAACTGGCTTTTAGCATGAACCGTGAAGTTTTTGCTGTACCTGGATTCATAAATTATCCATCTTTTGAAGGCTGTAATGATTTAATAAAAAACAACAAAGCAAAATTAGTAACTTGTGGGAATGACATTGCTGAAGAATTTTTGTGGGATATAAAAAAAGAAAAAAGTAAATTACAAAAACTTACATCAGAAGAGCAAATTGTATTTGAAACAATAATGGAAGAAGTAAGTTTTGAGCAAATTCTGCAAAATGTAAAAGAAAAAATCGAAAAAAATAAATTGTTTTCAATAATTATGAGTCTAAAAATCAGAGGATTAATTACAGAAACAAATGGGGCGAAGTATATAAGGATAGTATAA
- a CDS encoding tetratricopeptide repeat protein, translating to MEKLRRITMGMLLLFFTTVVKANYYIAENTVTNSGGDATTVEEERTPAVVPPTTEADDNTKKALEQGTEKSKPKEEKKTVDTGTMPATQTEDISTEAKYNSYANYENATLAKKSSSATFRMAQLYFRDGLYEKAVNLALKDEAPDIPVMYVIAIGSRLMGDNDKSIDYYTRILSQDENQAEAKLGIGIAYKSKGDFSKALGYLKDYNSKHSDDEVKKEIAVLNEILAGSR from the coding sequence ATGGAGAAATTAAGACGAATAACAATGGGAATGCTGCTGCTTTTCTTCACAACTGTAGTAAAAGCAAACTATTATATTGCAGAAAACACAGTCACTAATAGTGGAGGCGATGCGACAACTGTTGAAGAAGAAAGAACGCCGGCAGTAGTGCCGCCGACAACTGAAGCTGATGACAATACAAAAAAGGCGCTTGAGCAAGGAACTGAAAAAAGCAAGCCCAAAGAGGAAAAAAAGACAGTTGACACAGGAACTATGCCAGCAACACAGACTGAAGACATATCAACTGAGGCAAAATACAATTCCTATGCAAATTATGAAAATGCTACACTTGCTAAAAAAAGTTCATCAGCTACATTCAGAATGGCACAGCTTTACTTTCGTGACGGACTTTACGAAAAAGCAGTAAATTTGGCATTAAAGGATGAAGCACCTGATATTCCTGTAATGTATGTAATTGCGATTGGTTCGCGATTAATGGGAGATAATGACAAGTCAATTGATTACTATACTAGAATATTATCGCAGGATGAAAATCAGGCGGAAGCAAAATTAGGAATAGGCATTGCCTATAAATCAAAAGGGGATTTTTCAAAAGCGTTAGGATATTTGAAAGACTATAATTCAAAACATTCTGATGATGAAGTAAAAAAAGAAATCGCAGTATTAAATGAAATATTAGCCGGTTCAAGATAA
- the asnS gene encoding asparagine--tRNA ligase, protein MLLELRELQKNTKEYLGKEIEINGWVKKIRSQKNFGFIELNDGTFFTGIQVVFDEELENFEEISKLTISTSVKVTGIVVESLGKGQAYEIKATKISVYQKADSNYPLQNKRHSFEFLRTIAHLRPRTNAFFATFRVRSILSYAIHKFFQEKNFVYVQTPIITGSDAEGAGEMFRLTTLDINNVPKTENGSIDFKQDFFGKEANLTVSGQLNVETFATAFKNTYTFGPTFRAEKSNTPKHAAEFWMMEPEIAFADLDVNMDVIEEMIKYIVNYVRENAKEEMEFFNQFVDKDLFNRLDTLVNNEFGRITYTEAIEILKNSKQKFEYEVEWGIDLQTEHERYLAEKHFKKPVFVTDYPKDIKAFYMKLNEDGKTVRAVDLLAPGIGEIVGGSQREDDYETLLGKIKEMGLKEEDYWWYLDLRKYGSVPHSGFGLGFDRMLMYITGMTNIRDVIPFPRTTKNLEF, encoded by the coding sequence TTCAGAAGAATACAAAAGAGTATTTGGGAAAAGAAATTGAAATTAATGGATGGGTAAAAAAAATTAGAAGCCAAAAGAACTTTGGATTTATCGAACTGAATGATGGAACTTTCTTTACTGGAATACAAGTCGTATTTGATGAAGAATTGGAAAATTTTGAGGAAATTTCTAAACTTACAATTTCTACTTCTGTTAAAGTTACAGGAATTGTAGTTGAATCATTAGGAAAGGGACAAGCTTACGAAATTAAAGCAACAAAAATTTCTGTTTATCAAAAAGCTGATTCAAATTATCCATTGCAAAACAAAAGACATAGTTTTGAATTTTTGAGAACAATTGCACATTTACGTCCTAGAACTAATGCTTTTTTTGCAACATTCAGAGTGCGTTCAATTTTATCTTATGCAATTCATAAATTTTTTCAGGAAAAAAACTTTGTATATGTTCAAACACCTATAATTACTGGAAGTGATGCTGAAGGTGCTGGAGAAATGTTTAGACTTACGACACTTGATATAAATAATGTTCCAAAAACTGAAAATGGAAGTATTGACTTTAAGCAGGATTTCTTTGGAAAAGAAGCAAATCTTACAGTAAGTGGGCAGCTAAATGTTGAAACATTTGCAACAGCGTTTAAAAATACATACACTTTTGGACCTACATTTAGAGCTGAGAAATCTAATACTCCAAAACATGCTGCAGAATTTTGGATGATGGAGCCTGAAATTGCATTTGCAGATTTGGATGTAAATATGGATGTTATTGAGGAAATGATAAAATATATTGTAAATTATGTAAGGGAAAACGCTAAGGAAGAAATGGAATTCTTCAACCAATTTGTAGACAAGGACTTATTTAATAGGCTTGATACTTTAGTAAACAATGAATTTGGGAGAATTACTTATACAGAAGCAATCGAAATTTTGAAAAATTCAAAACAGAAATTTGAGTATGAAGTAGAATGGGGAATTGACCTGCAAACTGAGCATGAAAGATACTTGGCAGAGAAACACTTTAAAAAACCTGTATTTGTAACTGATTATCCAAAAGATATAAAAGCATTTTATATGAAGTTAAATGAAGATGGAAAAACTGTAAGAGCAGTTGATTTATTGGCACCAGGAATTGGAGAAATCGTAGGTGGAAGCCAAAGGGAAGATGATTATGAAACTCTGCTAGGGAAAATTAAGGAAATGGGATTAAAAGAGGAAGATTACTGGTGGTACTTAGACCTTAGAAAATATGGAAGTGTGCCACATTCAGGATTTGGGCTTGGGTTTGACAGAATGCTTATGTACATTACTGGAATGACAAATATAAGAGATGTAATTCCATTTCCAAGAACAACTAAAAATTTGGAATTCTAA